The genomic stretch TTGGTGGAGACTATGAGAAGAAATGTTCACATCCAAACGCTGAAGAGATTATCTATATCACCGGCGGTAAAGGATACGTAGGCATCACCGATAAAGAATTTTTAGTCGAGAAAGGAGATACTATTTGGGTTCCTAAAAAAGCGGTTCACTGGATGTATAATCCGTTTGATAAGCCATTTGAGATGCTCACAATCTACTCACGAGCTTCACTTAAAGAAGCAGGTTTAGTAGTTCACGAGTAACAAGTATTATTATGTGAGAGAAAAAATTAGAAAGCATCCAAAAAATTTTATTCACTAAACCGCTTGATAAAGGCTGAAGAATAATGATTAATGATTTTGAGAATTCTATAATCAATCTCGATATCGAAAAAGCAATTCAATATTGTAAGGAGTTAATTGAGTCAGGTCAAGCTGAACCAATCGATATTCTGAAAACAATAAGTAGAGCACTAGATGTCGTTGGGCAGAAATATGAAGAGAAAGAATACTTCCTTTCAGAGCTGATCATGGCAGGGGAAATTGTGAATGAATTATTGAAAATTATAGATCCTCTATATAAGAGAGATGAAAGCACTAGAGTTGCAACAATCGTTTTGGCTTCAGTTAAAGGAGATCTGCACGATATCGGTAAGAATATCCTGGGGATGCTTTTACGATCATCTAACTTTAATGTAATAGATTTGGGAACTGATGTCGATTCTAATGAAATCGTTAAAGCTGTAAAGGAAAATGAAGCTGATTTTGTAGGATTATCTGCCCTGCTTACTACAACGATACATGAGTTCGGGCATATAGTTGAAGATTTCGATA from Candidatus Bathyarchaeota archaeon encodes the following:
- a CDS encoding cupin domain-containing protein, whose amino-acid sequence is MVKKKYIFKPEDYVDAPIPKMGKMTRKMIIDSSTVDAKELTFLYGRYDPDAVGGDYEKKCSHPNAEEIIYITGGKGYVGITDKEFLVEKGDTIWVPKKAVHWMYNPFDKPFEMLTIYSRASLKEAGLVVHE
- a CDS encoding cobalamin-dependent protein (Presence of a B(12) (cobalamin)-binding domain implies dependence on cobalamin itself, in one of its several forms, or in some unusual lineages, dependence on a cobalamin-like analog.) codes for the protein MINDFENSIINLDIEKAIQYCKELIESGQAEPIDILKTISRALDVVGQKYEEKEYFLSELIMAGEIVNELLKIIDPLYKRDESTRVATIVLASVKGDLHDIGKNILGMLLRSSNFNVIDLGTDVDSNEIVKAVKENEADFVGLSALLTTTIHEFGHIVEDFDKAGIRNKVKIIVGGSAVNEDVAGKYHVDGWGKTAVEGVRICRQWAKQGGD